Proteins encoded together in one Candidatus Sulfotelmatobacter sp. window:
- a CDS encoding DUF433 domain-containing protein — MTRFERITQEPGVMGGKACIRGLRVTVGMVVGQIGAGHTIEEILADYPYLEREDILQALRYAAWLAEEREVVLPGA; from the coding sequence ATGACGCGGTTTGAACGCATTACCCAGGAGCCCGGCGTCATGGGAGGCAAGGCCTGCATTCGAGGTCTGCGAGTTACGGTCGGCATGGTTGTGGGACAGATCGGCGCCGGACATACGATTGAAGAAATTCTGGCCGATTATCCGTATCTCGAACGAGAAGATATCTTGCAAGCTCTTCGCTACGCCGCGTGGCTCGCGGAAGAGCGCGAAGTTGTTCTTCCGGGCGCATGA